The sequence below is a genomic window from Methylotuvimicrobium sp. KM2.
CGGGCCTGCTGGCCCTACGACTGCGACGCGCATGGATAAATTTACCGAGGCGATGCTCGCGCAAACCGGTTTGATCGGCATGATCGGCAAGGCGGAACGCGGTCCGGTTGCAATTGAAGCGATCAAAAAACATAGTGCGGTATGTTTAATGGCGGTTGGTGGTGCGGCATACCTTGTTTCGAAAGCGATACGAAAAGCGCGAGTCGTCGCATTCGAAGACTTGGGTATGGAAGCCGTGCATGAATTCGTGATCGAAGACATGCCGGTCACGGTCGCGGTCGATGTCGACGGCGAGTCTATTCATAAGAGCGGTCCAAAACAATGGCAAGCCAAGATAGGCAAAATTCCGGTGGTTTCGAAATGATTTTTATTCAAACATCTTGTCCACCAAATACACAAAAATCGCGAAAATATTCAACATGTTAATTGAAAATAGCCAACCCTTCGATATTTTGCTGGTCGAAGATGAGCCGGCCGATGCTCATTTAGTGAAGTCAGCTCTCAAAGAAAATAAAGTGTATTGTCACTTGCATCACGTATTGGACGGGCGTGATGCTTTGGATTTTTTACGGCGCGAAGGCGATGTTTATAAAAATGCTCCCCAACCGGATCTGATTTTATTGGATTTAAACATGCCGCGCATGAACGGTCGGGAGTTTTTGAGTGTAATCAAGACAGACGAGCACTTTTCGGCTATTCCCGTCGTGGTGTTGACGACTTCCGATGTCGAGCGTGACGTCGTGGCTTCGTATAAACTCGGAGCGGCTAGTTACATCACCAAGCCGGTCGATATGGCGCAATTTATCGATGCGATTCGGCAACTTGATAATTATTGGTTTACTTTGACTCGATTGCCTAAAAAGAGTTGATCATGTATGCCAAGTTGTCTTATCGAGTGTTATTAATTGAAGACGATCCCAGTGATGCGCACCTGGTAAGTCGCTATTTGAAGTTGTCTTCGGATGTCGGTTTCGAATTGACATGGGTCGTTTCTTTATCCGAAGGCTTAGCGCAGTTACGAAAAGATGAACACGATATTTTGTTGTTGGATTTATCGTTACCGGATTCTAAGGGACTTGAAACAGTAAAAGCGATACGTTCGTCTGATCACTCTACTCTGCCGTTGATCGTTTTAACCGGGCATGACGATACCGGTTTTGCGCTTGATATTTTAGAGTCCGGCGTTCAGGATTATTTAATCAAAGGTCGTTTCGATGGGGATGCCTTGATTCGAGCCATCCGCTATGCTTTACATCGTTCGAAACTCGAACAACGGCTACATGAAGCGGAAGAG
It includes:
- a CDS encoding response regulator → MLIENSQPFDILLVEDEPADAHLVKSALKENKVYCHLHHVLDGRDALDFLRREGDVYKNAPQPDLILLDLNMPRMNGREFLSVIKTDEHFSAIPVVVLTTSDVERDVVASYKLGAASYITKPVDMAQFIDAIRQLDNYWFTLTRLPKKS